In Microbacterium enclense, one genomic interval encodes:
- a CDS encoding ABC transporter ATP-binding protein, with the protein MNAPLPLASVRDVARELWRSLPSGWWRLPALIVVVLGAAVAGLVGPLALGGVVDAIGAGDDTPALAALLAAAMAGAVLIGAVLSAIGMVAASRLFESALADLRERMVETALHLPPTRVERAGTGDLIARAGDDVAEVSDAIPRVVPALAGAAFTIAVSLVGMAVIDPWYALALVAITPLHAVAVRRYLRTAPGVYAAERAAMADRAQHLLDALRGLETVRAYGTASTHLNRISTASWTVVRWSMQARGIQNLFFARLNAAEYLGMAGLLVVGFVLVSNGNGTVGGTTAAMLLFLRLFGPINELLFVVDDLQSALASLARIVGVVRAAEPGAHRHDRARPALPSATDTPPGGEVELREITHAYDPGRPVLHAVSMRVAEGETVAVVGASGAGKSTLAAIAAGVHDPETGEVRRPASVALVTQDVHVFDTDLRENLTLAAPAAHDADLLAALRRVGAESVVSRLPGGLDEPVGASGTPLSASDAQHLALARVVLADPAFVVLDEATAEAGSTEAGRLEDAALAAVEGRTALVVAHRLSQAAAADRVVLLDAGRVHEEGTHDDLRSAGGAYARLWEAWSRPD; encoded by the coding sequence ATGAACGCTCCGCTCCCTCTCGCGTCGGTTCGCGACGTCGCCCGAGAACTGTGGCGGTCCCTCCCGAGCGGGTGGTGGCGCCTGCCCGCGCTGATCGTCGTCGTCCTGGGGGCGGCCGTGGCAGGACTCGTCGGACCGCTCGCGCTCGGCGGGGTCGTGGATGCGATCGGCGCGGGCGACGACACCCCCGCCCTCGCGGCACTGCTCGCGGCCGCCATGGCCGGTGCGGTCCTGATCGGGGCCGTCCTCTCCGCGATCGGGATGGTCGCCGCGTCGCGGCTGTTCGAGAGCGCGCTCGCCGACCTCCGCGAACGCATGGTCGAGACCGCTCTTCACCTTCCGCCGACGCGGGTCGAGCGCGCAGGGACGGGAGACCTGATCGCGCGCGCCGGCGACGACGTCGCCGAGGTGTCGGACGCCATCCCGCGCGTGGTCCCCGCGCTGGCGGGCGCTGCCTTCACGATCGCCGTGAGCCTGGTCGGCATGGCCGTGATCGACCCCTGGTACGCCCTCGCTCTCGTGGCGATCACCCCCTTGCACGCGGTCGCCGTGCGTCGGTACCTGCGCACGGCACCCGGTGTCTACGCGGCCGAGCGTGCCGCGATGGCCGACCGCGCACAGCACCTCCTCGACGCGTTGCGTGGGCTCGAGACGGTGCGCGCGTACGGCACCGCGTCGACGCACCTGAACCGTATCTCGACCGCGTCGTGGACCGTCGTCCGGTGGAGCATGCAGGCTCGCGGCATCCAGAACCTCTTCTTCGCCCGGCTGAATGCGGCGGAGTACCTCGGAATGGCGGGGCTGCTCGTCGTGGGTTTCGTCCTCGTGTCGAACGGGAACGGAACGGTGGGCGGGACGACCGCGGCGATGCTGCTCTTCCTGCGCCTGTTCGGCCCTATCAACGAACTGCTCTTCGTCGTCGACGACCTGCAATCCGCCCTGGCCTCACTCGCGCGGATCGTCGGCGTCGTCCGCGCGGCGGAGCCCGGGGCTCACCGTCACGATCGAGCGCGGCCTGCCCTTCCATCGGCGACGGACACGCCCCCCGGCGGCGAGGTCGAGCTGCGTGAGATCACCCACGCCTACGACCCCGGCCGACCCGTGTTGCACGCCGTGTCGATGCGTGTCGCCGAGGGAGAGACCGTCGCGGTGGTCGGCGCTTCGGGCGCGGGCAAGTCCACCCTGGCCGCGATCGCCGCGGGCGTGCACGACCCCGAGACGGGCGAGGTACGACGCCCCGCCTCGGTCGCCCTGGTCACGCAGGACGTACACGTGTTCGACACCGACCTGCGTGAGAACCTCACCCTCGCCGCGCCCGCCGCGCACGACGCCGACCTGCTCGCCGCCCTGCGCCGCGTGGGTGCCGAATCGGTCGTGTCGCGCCTGCCCGGCGGACTGGACGAGCCCGTCGGCGCCTCGGGGACGCCGCTGTCGGCCTCTGACGCGCAGCATCTCGCCCTCGCCCGCGTCGTGCTGGCCGACCCCGCGTTCGTCGTCCTGGACGAGGCCACGGCGGAGGCCGGTTCTACCGAGGCGGGACGACTCGAGGATGCCGCTCTCGCCGCGGTGGAGGGACGAACGGCCCTCGTCGTCGCCCACCGTCTCAGCCAGGCCGCCGCGGCAGACCGGGTCGTGCTGCTCGACGCCGGACGCGTGCACGAAGAAGGCACGCACGACGACCTGCGCTCGGCGGGGGGAGCCTACGCGCGCCTGTGGGAGGCGTGGAGCCGCCCGGACTGA
- a CDS encoding ABC transporter ATP-binding protein: MRMLLQAPPQPLETRPLPVTARTTPRSLAFRVMGAAPRYTAPAALLSITHQVGEALVPIIMGVAIERAITAADPAQLILWLGVLAADFLLLSFSWRFGSRLAELGMLAVQHRLRTTVAAHVLRRSPRPGRPSEQPGVALSIATSDANRLSEAVEIGVYPLGQLAAVLFGGAVLVTLSWPLGLAVLLGAPLLLWLTERAGRRLRDRSGEEQEAAAIAAGRAADLLSGYRIIRGIGAEAEASRRYRRASRAALDDTLRARRAEGVFGGAMSIVTGLFLTAVAVTAAILTLSGALGLGAFIAVVGLAQFLLDPLRSLSLYTGAWWASATASAARVLDVLRDAEPVADVAEDTPRPVPVPDIRAEEFLVVACDGDSAADMVAALRARHPEALHAPHAAHLFTGTVTDNVVSSAPDAAPPDPATVTAALRAAACDDLAHILPDGLDSRVGENGTALSGGQRQRVALARALARDPELLVLHEPTTAVDAVTEARIAERVRAARRHRRTVVVTRAPAFAAIADRVVRLGDGASA; the protein is encoded by the coding sequence ATGAGGATGCTGCTCCAGGCCCCGCCGCAGCCCCTCGAGACCCGTCCCCTGCCGGTGACCGCGCGGACGACACCGCGCTCTCTCGCTTTCCGCGTGATGGGAGCGGCTCCGCGGTACACGGCTCCCGCTGCGCTCCTCTCGATCACCCACCAGGTCGGCGAGGCTCTCGTCCCGATCATCATGGGCGTGGCGATCGAACGGGCGATCACCGCCGCAGATCCCGCGCAGCTCATTCTGTGGCTCGGCGTGCTCGCCGCGGACTTCCTGCTGCTGTCGTTCTCGTGGCGCTTCGGTTCGCGGCTGGCCGAGCTCGGCATGCTGGCGGTCCAGCACCGGCTCCGCACGACCGTGGCGGCACACGTGCTTCGTCGCTCTCCTCGTCCCGGACGCCCCTCCGAACAGCCGGGGGTGGCCCTCTCGATCGCGACCTCGGATGCCAATCGGCTCTCGGAGGCCGTCGAGATCGGCGTCTACCCGCTCGGGCAGCTCGCCGCCGTGCTCTTCGGCGGTGCCGTGCTGGTGACGCTCTCCTGGCCTCTCGGACTCGCGGTACTCCTCGGCGCACCGCTGTTGCTCTGGCTCACGGAGCGCGCAGGCCGCAGGTTGCGGGACCGCAGCGGTGAGGAGCAGGAGGCCGCCGCGATCGCCGCCGGACGCGCCGCCGACCTCCTGAGCGGGTACCGCATCATCCGCGGGATCGGGGCCGAGGCCGAAGCGAGCCGCCGCTACCGCCGCGCCAGCCGTGCGGCCCTCGACGACACGCTGCGCGCCCGGCGTGCGGAGGGCGTGTTCGGCGGAGCGATGAGCATCGTGACGGGGCTGTTCCTCACTGCAGTGGCGGTCACCGCGGCGATCCTCACCCTGTCGGGCGCCCTCGGCCTCGGGGCGTTCATCGCGGTGGTGGGACTCGCGCAGTTCCTCCTCGACCCCCTCCGGTCGCTGTCGCTGTACACGGGTGCGTGGTGGGCGTCGGCGACAGCGTCCGCGGCCCGCGTGCTGGACGTTCTGCGAGACGCCGAACCCGTCGCGGACGTCGCTGAGGACACGCCTCGACCGGTACCCGTGCCGGACATCCGAGCGGAGGAGTTCCTCGTCGTGGCGTGCGACGGCGACAGCGCCGCGGACATGGTCGCGGCCCTGCGTGCTCGGCATCCGGAGGCACTCCACGCACCGCATGCCGCTCATCTGTTCACCGGGACGGTCACGGACAACGTCGTCTCCTCGGCTCCGGATGCCGCGCCGCCCGACCCCGCGACCGTGACGGCGGCCCTCCGGGCCGCCGCGTGCGACGACCTGGCCCACATCCTTCCCGACGGACTCGACAGTCGTGTCGGAGAGAACGGGACGGCCCTCTCGGGCGGTCAGCGTCAGCGCGTCGCCCTGGCGCGCGCCCTCGCGCGCGACCCCGAACTTCTCGTGCTGCACGAGCCGACCACCGCGGTCGATGCCGTGACCGAAGCGCGAATAGCCGAGCGGGTTCGCGCGGCCCGCCGTCACCGCCGAACGGTCGTCGTCACCCGGGCGCCGGCGTTCGCCGCGATCGCCGACCGCGTCGTTCGCCTCGGCGACGGAGCGAGCGCATGA
- a CDS encoding ABC transporter ATP-binding protein — MTVPARLDARGLTIGYDRRIISDNLSVAIPDGSFTVIVGANASGKSTLLRALARLLTPTSGEVRLDDRPLSEYQPKELARAVGLLPQTSLAPDGITVIDLIARGRYPHQGFLRQWSVDDEAAVTEAMDATGTTDLAGRLVSELSGGQRQRVWIAMSLAQETPILLLDEPTTFLDIAHQIELMELLTDLNAQGRTLVAVLHDLNQAARYGSHLIAVKDGRIVAEGAPADIVTADMVEDVFGLACVVTPDPVSGTPAVSALGRDRTSRR; from the coding sequence ATGACCGTTCCCGCCCGCCTCGACGCTCGCGGCCTGACGATCGGGTACGACCGTCGGATCATCTCGGACAACCTCTCGGTCGCCATCCCGGATGGGTCGTTCACCGTCATCGTCGGCGCCAACGCCAGTGGCAAGTCCACGCTGCTGCGCGCCCTCGCGCGGCTGCTGACCCCGACATCCGGCGAGGTGCGCCTCGACGATCGCCCCCTGAGCGAGTACCAGCCGAAGGAACTCGCCCGCGCGGTGGGGCTTCTGCCGCAGACCTCGCTCGCTCCCGACGGCATCACGGTGATCGACCTCATCGCCCGTGGCCGGTATCCCCATCAGGGGTTCCTCCGGCAATGGTCGGTCGATGACGAAGCAGCGGTGACGGAGGCGATGGATGCCACCGGCACCACCGATCTGGCGGGACGCCTCGTCTCCGAACTCTCCGGCGGTCAGCGTCAGCGCGTCTGGATCGCGATGTCGCTCGCGCAGGAGACGCCCATTCTCCTGCTGGACGAGCCGACGACGTTCCTCGACATCGCGCACCAGATCGAGCTGATGGAGCTGCTCACCGACCTCAACGCCCAGGGACGGACCCTCGTCGCCGTCCTGCACGACCTGAACCAGGCGGCGCGATACGGAAGCCACCTCATCGCCGTGAAAGACGGGCGCATCGTCGCCGAGGGGGCGCCCGCCGACATCGTCACCGCCGACATGGTCGAGGATGTGTTCGGCCTCGCCTGCGTCGTGACGCCCGACCCCGTCTCGGGCACTCCGGCGGTGTCGGCTCTCGGGCGCGATCGGACCTCCCGGCGATGA
- a CDS encoding iron chelate uptake ABC transporter family permease subunit — translation MTLVAGPRTAVVRRGRASLRFRIRTVVTGGIVALIAVALAVLALCLGDLPLGPAQVAGALLGVDDGFTATVVREWRLPRVLAALLFGAALGVSGAVFQSLTRNPLASPDVIGLSAGSYAGGLGAILLLGASAGSVPVSAGAIVGGLAAAALVYALAYRRGIQGFRLIVVGIGVSAMLQALSTYLLLRAKVEVAMVAAVWGAGSLSPVGWAQFVPAAAVVVVALAALALFSGSLSRLELGDDAARALGVRVEGARLGLVVCAVALTAVVTAAAGPIAFVALAAPQIARRLARTAGIALVPSALVGAVVLLASDVVAQHVVPTPLPVGLVTVVVGGLYLVWLLIHETRRRA, via the coding sequence GTGACCCTCGTCGCGGGCCCGCGTACCGCCGTCGTACGTCGTGGACGCGCGTCTCTCCGGTTCCGCATCCGCACCGTCGTCACGGGCGGCATCGTGGCTCTCATCGCCGTCGCACTGGCCGTCCTCGCCCTCTGCCTCGGCGACCTGCCCCTCGGCCCCGCGCAGGTCGCGGGTGCCCTCCTCGGCGTCGACGACGGCTTCACCGCGACCGTCGTCCGCGAGTGGCGTCTCCCCCGCGTGCTCGCCGCCCTCCTCTTCGGCGCCGCGCTGGGTGTGTCCGGTGCGGTGTTCCAATCGCTGACCCGCAACCCGCTCGCCAGCCCCGACGTCATCGGACTGTCCGCGGGCTCCTATGCCGGCGGACTCGGCGCCATTCTTCTGCTCGGCGCGTCGGCGGGCAGCGTCCCGGTGTCCGCCGGGGCCATCGTCGGCGGCCTCGCCGCCGCTGCCCTCGTGTACGCGCTCGCCTACCGGCGTGGCATCCAGGGCTTCCGCCTGATCGTGGTCGGCATCGGCGTCTCCGCCATGCTGCAGGCACTCAGCACCTATCTGCTGCTTCGGGCCAAGGTGGAGGTCGCGATGGTCGCCGCGGTGTGGGGCGCGGGTTCGTTGTCGCCCGTGGGGTGGGCGCAGTTCGTTCCCGCTGCGGCGGTGGTCGTCGTCGCTCTCGCCGCGCTCGCGCTCTTCTCCGGCTCACTGTCCCGTCTCGAGCTGGGCGACGACGCGGCGCGCGCCCTCGGCGTCCGTGTCGAGGGCGCGCGCCTCGGCCTCGTCGTCTGCGCGGTTGCCCTCACCGCCGTGGTCACCGCCGCGGCGGGACCGATCGCGTTCGTCGCGCTCGCCGCGCCGCAGATCGCTCGGCGTCTCGCCCGCACCGCCGGCATCGCCCTCGTGCCGTCGGCGCTGGTGGGAGCGGTGGTGCTGCTGGCATCCGACGTCGTGGCACAGCACGTCGTGCCCACCCCATTGCCGGTGGGCCTCGTGACAGTCGTCGTCGGAGGCCTCTACCTCGTCTGGCTCCTCATCCACGAAACCCGGAGACGCGCATGA
- a CDS encoding iron chelate uptake ABC transporter family permease subunit has product MTTPLAVAPRSVARRDRPAVPRRRRAVGLFLALGALVVAAALSIAIGSNALSPADLWHALTAPGGTVTDQIVLDLRVPRTVAAIVAGAALGLAGALIQAFTRNPLGDPGILGVDAGAALFVAIGVVLGAVSAVQFLPWAFGGALLVTVAVYAIGGSGRGGPDPVRLTLAGVAVGAVLLGITSALMLLDPVTFARLRGWNAGSFVERGWDVILPVVPFIGAGTIVALACARSLNSLGLGDELAGSLGTRLVRTRVLSIVAITVLAGSATAIAGPIGFVGLMAPHVARWIVGPDQRWILPYTMLIAPTVLLLSDIVGRVVLWPSEVPVGIVTAFVGAPVLIALVRRTRASAL; this is encoded by the coding sequence GTGACGACCCCTCTCGCGGTCGCGCCGCGCTCCGTGGCACGGCGCGACCGCCCTGCCGTTCCGCGTCGCCGCCGGGCCGTCGGCCTCTTCCTCGCCCTGGGCGCGTTGGTGGTCGCGGCGGCCCTCAGCATCGCCATCGGCTCGAACGCGCTCTCTCCCGCGGACCTCTGGCACGCCCTCACCGCGCCGGGTGGGACGGTGACCGACCAGATCGTGCTCGATCTGCGCGTTCCCCGTACCGTCGCGGCGATCGTCGCCGGTGCCGCCCTCGGACTCGCCGGCGCGCTCATTCAGGCGTTCACGCGCAACCCCCTCGGCGACCCCGGCATCCTGGGAGTGGATGCGGGAGCCGCGCTGTTCGTCGCGATCGGCGTCGTGCTGGGCGCGGTGTCGGCCGTGCAGTTCCTGCCCTGGGCATTCGGCGGTGCATTGCTGGTCACCGTCGCCGTCTACGCCATCGGCGGCTCCGGTCGCGGCGGCCCCGACCCGGTACGCCTGACGCTCGCGGGGGTCGCCGTCGGCGCCGTCCTCCTCGGCATCACGAGCGCGTTGATGCTGCTCGACCCGGTCACCTTCGCACGTCTGCGCGGGTGGAACGCCGGATCGTTCGTCGAGCGCGGATGGGATGTCATCCTCCCCGTCGTCCCCTTCATCGGTGCCGGCACGATCGTCGCGCTCGCGTGCGCTCGTTCCCTGAACTCCCTCGGACTCGGCGACGAGCTCGCCGGCTCTTTGGGCACGCGCCTCGTGCGCACACGCGTGCTCTCGATCGTCGCGATCACCGTGTTGGCGGGATCCGCCACGGCGATCGCCGGTCCGATCGGGTTCGTCGGACTCATGGCCCCGCACGTGGCCCGGTGGATCGTCGGCCCCGACCAGAGGTGGATCCTTCCCTATACGATGCTCATCGCCCCGACCGTGCTGCTGCTGTCCGACATCGTCGGCCGTGTGGTCCTCTGGCCGAGCGAGGTACCCGTCGGAATTGTGACCGCCTTCGTCGGGGCTCCGGTTCTCATCGCTCTGGTGCGTCGGACGAGAGCGAGCGCGCTGTGA
- a CDS encoding ABC transporter substrate-binding protein, which translates to MPASLPRSRSARLATLGTVLAVAASLLTGCGGTTEAVADNTTYSTEPSDSFPVTVTHQFGETTVEAEPQRVVVVGLTEQDILLELGTPPIATTEWYGEQPYAVWPWATPLLNGAEPTVLSATDGFEFEKIASLEPDLIVGTNANMTADDYTKLSAIAPTIASVPGAERYFSDWKGQTRQIAQAMGRSAEGEQMITGIEEQYAAAAAAHPEFAGKTASFSQGGPWEGSIYVYPDGLNTDFLTDLGFVMTPGLEKYVQQAGAQAAISGENMSLIDADVIVFATESAESLPDLLDFGTTRSLSAVTEGRAVYTDAELAGAIYFLTPLSQKYVIDKLVPRLEKAVAGESPQSVEG; encoded by the coding sequence ATGCCCGCTTCCCTCCCCCGCTCCCGCTCCGCGCGTCTCGCCACGCTCGGCACCGTCCTCGCCGTCGCGGCCTCCCTCCTGACCGGTTGCGGAGGCACGACCGAAGCGGTCGCCGACAACACCACCTACTCGACCGAACCGAGCGACTCCTTCCCCGTCACCGTGACGCACCAGTTCGGTGAGACGACCGTCGAGGCAGAGCCCCAGCGCGTCGTGGTGGTCGGCCTCACCGAACAGGACATCCTGCTCGAACTCGGCACGCCCCCGATCGCCACCACCGAGTGGTACGGCGAGCAGCCGTACGCCGTCTGGCCCTGGGCGACGCCGCTGCTGAACGGAGCGGAGCCCACGGTCCTCAGCGCGACCGACGGCTTCGAATTCGAGAAGATCGCCTCGCTCGAGCCCGATCTCATCGTCGGCACCAACGCGAACATGACCGCGGACGACTACACGAAGCTCAGCGCGATCGCCCCGACCATCGCGAGCGTGCCGGGCGCCGAACGGTACTTCTCGGACTGGAAGGGACAGACCCGTCAGATCGCCCAGGCGATGGGGCGCAGCGCCGAAGGCGAGCAGATGATCACCGGGATCGAGGAGCAGTATGCCGCTGCGGCAGCCGCCCACCCCGAGTTCGCGGGGAAGACGGCGTCGTTCTCGCAGGGCGGCCCGTGGGAAGGGAGCATCTACGTCTATCCCGACGGTCTCAACACCGACTTCCTCACGGATCTCGGCTTCGTGATGACTCCGGGCTTGGAGAAGTACGTGCAGCAGGCAGGGGCCCAGGCGGCCATCTCGGGCGAGAACATGTCGCTCATCGACGCGGATGTGATCGTCTTCGCGACCGAGAGCGCCGAGTCGCTGCCGGACCTGCTCGATTTCGGAACCACGCGGTCGCTGTCCGCGGTCACCGAGGGTCGGGCCGTGTACACCGACGCCGAACTCGCCGGGGCGATCTACTTCCTGACCCCGTTGAGCCAGAAGTACGTCATCGACAAGCTCGTACCGCGCCTCGAGAAGGCCGTCGCGGGCGAGTCGCCGCAGAGTGTCGAGGGCTGA
- a CDS encoding AraC family transcriptional regulator has product MLIPDSLMSRGEHPTASDAVDAATDARHWTFAEFAVTSTFVDVGSGFDLHRHEEDQLAWMASGSMELSVGTDRWHLRRDHAAWIPTGVLHEMRFTEPGELVSAYVDQRHRPARSGWTRARVLALDPLGASLLRYLSVEGRSEVRRQECYALLSDLVAEAPVSREVVALPQDPRARAIAVALLEAPDDGRDLDAWAREAGVSAKTIARAFLADTGRTFREWRVRARLHVAVGRLLQGEPVHAVALAVGYDSVSSFISAFRGRFGVTPAAYAARSRSPDR; this is encoded by the coding sequence GTGCTGATTCCGGACTCGCTGATGTCGCGTGGCGAACATCCGACAGCCTCGGATGCCGTGGACGCCGCGACCGATGCTCGTCACTGGACATTCGCGGAGTTCGCCGTGACGTCGACATTCGTGGACGTCGGTAGCGGTTTCGATCTGCATCGCCACGAAGAGGATCAGCTCGCGTGGATGGCATCCGGGTCCATGGAGCTCTCGGTCGGAACCGACCGGTGGCACCTCCGCCGCGATCACGCGGCATGGATCCCCACCGGCGTCCTGCACGAGATGCGCTTCACCGAGCCGGGCGAGCTCGTCAGCGCCTACGTCGACCAGCGGCACCGCCCGGCTCGTTCGGGGTGGACTCGGGCGAGGGTCCTCGCGCTCGACCCGCTGGGGGCATCGCTGCTGAGATACCTCTCCGTGGAGGGGAGGTCCGAGGTGCGTCGGCAGGAGTGCTACGCCCTGCTCAGCGACCTCGTCGCCGAGGCCCCCGTCTCGCGCGAGGTCGTCGCGCTCCCGCAGGACCCGCGTGCGCGGGCCATTGCGGTGGCTCTCCTGGAGGCTCCCGACGACGGTCGCGATCTCGACGCGTGGGCGCGCGAGGCGGGTGTCAGCGCGAAGACCATCGCCCGCGCCTTCCTCGCCGACACCGGTCGGACGTTCCGCGAATGGCGTGTGCGGGCACGCCTCCATGTCGCGGTCGGCCGCCTCCTGCAGGGGGAGCCCGTGCACGCCGTGGCGCTCGCCGTCGGGTACGACTCCGTCAGCAGCTTCATCTCCGCCTTCCGCGGACGCTTCGGCGTGACGCCGGCGGCGTACGCCGCGCGCTCGCGCAGCCCTGACCGCTGA